The Neofelis nebulosa isolate mNeoNeb1 chromosome 16, mNeoNeb1.pri, whole genome shotgun sequence genome includes a window with the following:
- the LOC131498004 gene encoding olfactory receptor 1A1-like: MRENNQSSTLEFILLGVTGQQEQEDFFFILFLFIYPITLIGNLFIILAIHSDIHLHIPMYFFLANLSFVDILFSSVTIPKMLANHLLHSKAISFGGCLAQLYFMIALGNTDSYILAAMAYDRAVAISRPLHYTTIMSPRTCVLLVVVSWVVGNVNAFPHTLLTSSLSFCGNKEVANFYCDTIPLLKLACSDIRFNVKVMYLGAGVFSVPLLFIIISYIQVFSTVLRVPSTKGVLKAFSTCGSHLTVVTLYYGTVMGMYFRPLSSYSLKDAVVTVMYMTVIPMLNPFIYSLRNQDMKAALGKLFRKRLSS; this comes from the coding sequence ATGAGGGAAAACAACCAATCCTCTACCCTGGAATTCATCCTCCTGGGAGTTACTGGTCAGCAGGAACAGGAAGACttcttcttcatcctcttcctGTTCATTTACCCCATCACATTGATTGGAAACCTGTTCATCATCTTGGCCATTCACTCTGACATTCACCTTCACATccccatgtactttttccttgCCAACCTCTCCTTTGTTGACATCTTATTCTCCTCTGTAACCATCCCCAAGATGCTAGCCAACCATCTCTTGCACAGCAAAGCCATCTCCTTTGGAGGATGCCTAGCACAGTTGTATTTTATGATTGCCTTAGGTAACACAGATAGCTATATCCTGGCTGCGATGGCATATGATCGTGCCGTGGCCATCAGCCGCCCACTTCATTACACAACAATTATGAGCCCACGGACTTGTGTCTTGCTAGTTGTTGTGTCGTGGGTGGTTGGAAATGTCAATGCCTTCCCGCACACTCTGCTCACATCCAGTCTGTCCTTCTGTGGCAATAAAGAAGTAGCCAACTTCTACTGTGACACTATCCCTTTGCTCAAGCTCGCCTGTTCTGACATCCGTTTTAATGTGAAGGTGATGTACCTAGGGGCTGGTGTTTTCTCTGTACCCTTACTATTCATCATCATCTCTTATATTCAGGTCTTTTCCACAGTCCTGAGGGTTCCATCCACCAAGGGTGTGCTCAAAGCCTTCTCTACCTGTGGTTCCCACCTCACTGTTGTTACTCTATATTATGGGACAGTCATGGGCATGTATTTCCGCCCTCTGTCTAGTTACAGCCTAAAGGATGCAGTGGTAACTGTTATGTACATGACAGTGATCCCAATGTTAAATCCTTTCATTTATAGCCTGAGAAATCAGGACATGAAGGCTGCCCTGGGGAAACTCTTCAGAAAAAGACTCTCCTCATAA